In Candidatus Bathyarchaeia archaeon, the following are encoded in one genomic region:
- a CDS encoding GNAT family N-acetyltransferase, translating into MTFKIRNFTEKDLPVLVKLLNDAYKGTYEFTPYTEDNLLSWIREGKFTILMVEENGEVIGSVSYRSGHWGEEIQWLVVSQRPNKKLVEDTLVREIEKHVKGETVFSVVDAGSPKINDWIERGYMPEGGLYHMIAKLDGKKPLPEIPEGIILRTLKPEEEKAFVEAVNAGFGWERMQQGTIERWKKEHKVFNEEWIQIAEYNNQIVSVVVAKPDTEYNNFFGAKRGYLGPAATLPEHRGKNLASALTRKAMNFLFEKGFDSVALYTAEQNLPSVTLLQKLGFQIGHHWKFMKKTLSKRNG; encoded by the coding sequence ATGACATTTAAAATTCGAAACTTCACAGAAAAAGACTTGCCAGTCCTTGTCAAACTGCTTAACGACGCATACAAGGGCACATATGAGTTTACGCCTTACACTGAAGACAACCTTCTTTCATGGATTCGGGAAGGAAAATTCACTATTCTAATGGTAGAGGAAAATGGCGAAGTCATAGGTTCCGTTTCATACAGAAGTGGACATTGGGGCGAAGAAATCCAGTGGCTCGTCGTTTCCCAAAGACCTAACAAAAAGCTTGTAGAAGACACGTTGGTTCGTGAAATTGAAAAGCACGTTAAAGGAGAAACAGTCTTTTCCGTCGTTGACGCTGGAAGCCCAAAAATTAACGACTGGATTGAGAGAGGCTACATGCCAGAAGGCGGGCTATATCATATGATAGCAAAGCTTGACGGCAAAAAGCCTCTTCCAGAAATTCCAGAAGGCATCATTTTGCGCACTTTAAAGCCCGAAGAGGAAAAAGCATTTGTCGAAGCCGTTAACGCTGGATTCGGCTGGGAAAGAATGCAGCAAGGAACAATTGAACGGTGGAAAAAAGAGCATAAGGTCTTCAATGAAGAATGGATTCAAATCGCAGAATATAATAACCAAATAGTTTCTGTCGTGGTTGCCAAACCAGACACAGAATACAACAATTTCTTTGGAGCAAAACGCGGCTACCTCGGACCCGCAGCTACGCTTCCTGAGCATCGCGGCAAAAACTTAGCTTCAGCACTAACACGTAAAGCGATGAATTTTCTTTTTGAGAAAGGATTTGACTCTGTTGCGTTATACACTGCAGAGCAAAACTTGCCTTCTGTGACGCTTTTACAAAAACTCGGTTTTCAAATAGGGCACCATTGGAAATTCATGAAGAAAACCCTGTCTAAACGCAACGGCTAA
- a CDS encoding PAS domain S-box protein: MLKSCSCSKVKDRLRHVYEMLHVLTDGIDEIVYVVDPENYEILFANKKTRKVFGAKIVGEKCYKIFHGRRKPCPFCTNKELVRKGTERTCIRELQNKKNKKWYKCIDKAIEWPGKKYVRFGIAIDITAHQKLKETLQISEKRYRHVIENAPIVIYTLSPKGTITSLNPIFEKITGWPIKEWLGKNFASILHPEDLPRAKEAFEKISRGARLPPVELRVLSKSGKYLIGEFMGIPWRENGKLIGQFGIARDITEHKRMEEALRESERRYRKLIETAPVVIYTLSLDGTITSLNPKFEEVTGWSCHEWLGKSFVPLIHPDDLPLAMETFQKALQGEAASSYELRIRSKSGEYLVGEFTSVPLIENGKIIGEFGVVQDITKRKLVENALREGEELFRSVVENSHDTIVIIDDDFRIVYVNDQAVNLSGYPKKEIIGQDFRKYLPEKDKVLVESRYIRRQKGESIQSPYEFRIVRKNGEERDVEAKVTIIKDSQGKVRSIVHLRDITERKKMENERKRFEERLSALNVYGQNLNMAKNLKELYELTLDATEKTLGFEYASLLMIEGKMLCMVGYRGYSKNFSIKLPLDGERGITTRVARTGKPIFVPDVRKDKAYVEGGEGIRSELAVPIKIGKKVLGVLNVESKKTAAFSEQDKKLLEILASHAAIALSNLKRQEKLSALNAYARSLNRAENLDEICTITLNAMEKVLGFNFVDVFVVEGKKLRLAATRGLMNGPVFNLPLDGQKGITVRAARTGKTVLVPDVRKDKAYVEAGTEGMLSELAVPIKLRNKVLGVLNVESDRIAAFDEEDKELLDLLASHIAIAISNLRRRERLKEISKKLENLMKNSTEIMHIKDMHTRLKVIAKAIQNFGWRRVVISLTDENLDRKEIVTAGLTAEDRRLLMKRRAPGRVWQERLGPKFEKYRIGEFYYLPWNDPWIREHAFNVPPGTPQDVAVTIMSAVPSRLSEEEMVDWHPQDMVYAPLRTPTGRIVGLLTMDDPVDGRKPTKESLVPLELFLHQAAITIENAQLIESLRKAREQLETYAGQLEQKVEERTRELKKSQEQLLKAQRFAVIGELAGMVGHDLRNPLTSIAGAQYYLKKRLSSENEKIKEMLELIEKNIAYSNKIINDLLDYSREIELEAIESDPRTLVQEVLSIVGVPTNVKVKNFAEHKPKMEVDTEKVKRVFMNLIKNAIEAMPKGGVLTIKSRKVKDKVEITFSDTGVGMSKETLRKLWTPLFTTKSKGMGFGLPICKRFVEAHGGCITVESARGKGTTFTVTLPIKPKMKEGGEKLWVKPLESSLSTMTKT, translated from the coding sequence ATGCTGAAAAGTTGTAGTTGCAGCAAGGTTAAGGATAGGCTTCGGCACGTTTATGAAATGTTACACGTTCTCACAGACGGCATAGATGAAATAGTATACGTGGTAGACCCTGAAAACTACGAGATATTATTTGCAAACAAAAAAACAAGAAAAGTATTTGGCGCAAAAATCGTCGGAGAAAAATGCTATAAAATTTTTCACGGAAGAAGAAAACCATGTCCATTCTGTACTAACAAAGAACTTGTTAGAAAAGGAACTGAAAGAACTTGCATAAGAGAGTTGCAAAACAAAAAGAACAAGAAATGGTACAAGTGCATTGACAAAGCGATTGAATGGCCAGGAAAAAAGTATGTTCGGTTCGGAATAGCCATAGATATAACGGCACACCAAAAACTGAAGGAGACACTTCAAATCAGCGAAAAACGTTACCGTCACGTCATTGAAAACGCACCAATAGTCATCTATACACTTTCTCCGAAAGGTACGATAACGTCCCTGAATCCGATTTTTGAAAAGATAACAGGTTGGCCGATAAAAGAATGGTTGGGCAAAAATTTCGCGTCAATTTTACATCCAGAGGACTTGCCTCGCGCTAAAGAAGCATTCGAAAAAATTTCGCGTGGAGCACGATTGCCGCCCGTTGAACTGCGTGTCCTCTCAAAATCCGGGAAATATTTAATAGGAGAGTTCATGGGCATACCTTGGCGTGAGAATGGAAAACTTATTGGACAATTTGGCATCGCCCGTGATATTACGGAACATAAACGGATGGAGGAAGCGCTGAGAGAGAGTGAAAGGCGCTACCGAAAACTAATCGAAACTGCACCAGTCGTTATCTATACACTTTCACTTGATGGTACAATTACTTCACTAAATCCAAAATTTGAAGAAGTCACTGGCTGGTCTTGTCATGAGTGGCTTGGCAAATCATTCGTGCCTCTTATTCATCCTGATGATTTGCCTCTTGCTATGGAAACTTTTCAAAAAGCACTTCAAGGTGAGGCTGCCTCATCTTATGAATTGCGTATTCGTTCAAAGTCAGGCGAATATCTAGTTGGAGAGTTCACTAGTGTTCCTTTAATTGAGAATGGAAAAATTATTGGAGAATTTGGAGTTGTCCAAGACATAACCAAAAGAAAACTTGTTGAAAATGCACTGCGCGAAGGTGAAGAACTTTTCCGTTCAGTAGTAGAAAACTCTCATGATACCATCGTAATCATAGATGATGATTTCAGAATAGTTTACGTTAACGACCAAGCTGTAAACTTGAGCGGATATCCCAAGAAGGAAATTATTGGACAAGATTTCAGAAAATATCTCCCAGAAAAAGACAAGGTTCTAGTCGAATCTAGATATATACGCCGCCAAAAAGGCGAAAGCATACAATCGCCATATGAATTCCGAATTGTTCGGAAGAATGGAGAAGAAAGAGACGTTGAAGCCAAAGTCACAATCATAAAAGATTCGCAGGGTAAAGTACGTTCAATCGTTCACTTGCGCGATATCACTGAACGTAAGAAAATGGAAAATGAAAGAAAACGTTTTGAAGAACGCCTCTCTGCATTGAACGTTTATGGCCAAAACTTGAACATGGCAAAGAATTTGAAAGAGCTTTACGAATTAACATTAGATGCTACTGAAAAAACTCTTGGTTTTGAATACGCTTCGCTTCTCATGATAGAAGGAAAAATGCTCTGCATGGTAGGCTACAGAGGCTATTCCAAAAATTTCTCAATTAAACTGCCATTAGACGGAGAAAGAGGCATAACTACAAGAGTTGCGAGAACCGGCAAACCCATTTTCGTTCCAGATGTCAGAAAAGATAAAGCCTACGTTGAAGGCGGAGAAGGCATCCGCTCTGAACTCGCTGTGCCAATTAAAATAGGAAAAAAGGTATTAGGCGTCTTGAATGTAGAAAGCAAAAAAACAGCTGCTTTTAGCGAACAAGACAAAAAACTTCTCGAAATATTGGCTTCTCACGCTGCAATTGCCCTAAGCAACCTCAAAAGGCAAGAAAAACTATCCGCGCTAAACGCTTATGCCAGAAGTCTAAACAGAGCAGAGAATCTGGACGAAATTTGCACTATCACTTTGAATGCCATGGAGAAGGTTTTAGGGTTCAATTTTGTCGACGTTTTCGTGGTTGAAGGAAAGAAATTGCGACTAGCTGCGACCCGCGGGCTAATGAATGGGCCAGTATTCAATCTACCTTTGGATGGACAAAAGGGCATAACCGTCAGAGCAGCAAGGACGGGAAAAACCGTTCTTGTTCCTGACGTTAGAAAAGATAAAGCCTACGTTGAAGCTGGAACGGAAGGCATGCTTTCAGAGCTTGCCGTACCCATAAAACTAAGAAACAAGGTTTTAGGCGTGTTGAATGTTGAAAGCGACAGAATTGCGGCTTTCGATGAAGAAGACAAAGAATTACTTGACCTACTCGCCTCTCACATTGCCATCGCAATAAGCAACCTTCGAAGGCGAGAACGACTGAAGGAGATTTCTAAAAAACTGGAGAATCTCATGAAAAACAGCACGGAAATCATGCACATTAAAGACATGCATACAAGACTTAAGGTAATCGCGAAAGCTATTCAAAACTTTGGATGGCGAAGAGTCGTAATTTCGCTGACAGACGAAAACCTCGACAGAAAAGAAATCGTTACAGCTGGGCTCACAGCAGAAGATAGACGGCTCTTGATGAAAAGAAGAGCGCCAGGACGTGTATGGCAAGAACGTCTAGGACCAAAGTTTGAAAAGTATAGGATAGGAGAGTTCTACTACTTACCATGGAACGATCCTTGGATCAGAGAACATGCTTTCAATGTCCCGCCTGGAACGCCCCAAGATGTGGCTGTAACCATTATGAGTGCAGTTCCAAGCAGATTATCCGAAGAGGAAATGGTTGACTGGCATCCGCAAGATATGGTTTATGCTCCACTTCGTACGCCTACGGGAAGGATAGTCGGCTTGTTAACTATGGACGACCCAGTAGACGGTCGAAAACCAACAAAAGAATCGCTGGTTCCTTTGGAACTTTTCCTGCATCAAGCAGCAATAACAATTGAAAACGCTCAGCTAATTGAAAGCTTGAGAAAAGCAAGAGAACAGCTTGAGACGTATGCTGGGCAGCTTGAACAGAAAGTAGAAGAGCGAACTCGCGAATTGAAGAAATCTCAGGAACAATTGCTTAAAGCGCAAAGGTTTGCGGTTATCGGTGAACTTGCTGGAATGGTTGGGCATGATTTACGCAATCCGTTGACAAGCATTGCAGGCGCCCAGTATTATCTTAAAAAGCGATTGAGTTCAGAGAACGAGAAAATAAAGGAGATGCTGGAACTAATAGAGAAGAACATAGCTTACTCGAACAAGATAATAAACGACCTTCTGGACTACTCAAGAGAAATAGAACTTGAGGCAATAGAAAGCGACCCTCGAACGTTAGTGCAAGAAGTCCTGTCAATTGTGGGCGTCCCAACTAACGTTAAAGTGAAGAACTTTGCTGAACACAAGCCAAAAATGGAGGTTGACACTGAAAAAGTGAAGAGAGTTTTCATGAACTTGATTAAAAATGCCATAGAAGCAATGCCTAAAGGCGGAGTATTAACAATAAAGAGTAGAAAAGTAAAGGACAAAGTGGAAATCACCTTTTCAGACACAGGAGTCGGCATGTCAAAAGAAACATTGCGAAAACTTTGGACGCCGCTTTTCACAACGAAGTCCAAGGGAATGGGTTTCGGTTTGCCAATCTGCAAGCGTTTTGTGGAGGCCCATGGCGGCTGTATAACTGTGGAAAGTGCTCGTGGAAAGGGAACAACCTTCACTGTTACCCTTCCGATTAAGCCGAAAATGAAAGAAGGAGGTGAAAAATTATGGGTGAAACCGCTCGAATCCTCATTGTCGACGATGACGAAAACATAA
- a CDS encoding GNAT family N-acetyltransferase has product MKNIHQFLKVEHVRKTGHLYFNLLNFQFFKNGERGQALFFGSPKLLSHVAAIPYILALEIVFFRKRRHFVKCGERVIGMFVLREKPDALYISSLAVAPEYRRFGIATYILQYAKTQARRLNKKWLELGVSKLNAPALRLYRKFGFANKEERKWSFVLRKNVNNH; this is encoded by the coding sequence TTGAAAAACATTCACCAATTTCTTAAAGTTGAGCATGTCAGAAAAACGGGGCATTTATACTTCAACCTGCTCAACTTCCAGTTTTTCAAAAATGGCGAACGAGGACAAGCCCTATTTTTCGGAAGCCCCAAATTGTTGTCGCATGTAGCGGCGATACCATATATCCTAGCATTAGAAATCGTGTTCTTCAGGAAAAGGCGTCATTTTGTTAAGTGTGGCGAGCGTGTTATTGGGATGTTTGTTTTACGAGAAAAGCCAGATGCTTTGTACATTAGCAGTTTGGCTGTTGCTCCAGAATATAGAAGATTCGGCATAGCCACATACATACTTCAGTACGCTAAAACACAGGCTAGACGGTTGAATAAGAAATGGCTTGAGCTTGGAGTATCAAAATTGAATGCGCCTGCACTGCGGCTTTACAGAAAATTCGGATTCGCAAACAAGGAAGAAAGGAAATGGTCTTTTGTCTTAAGAAAGAATGTTAACAACCATTAA
- a CDS encoding GNAT family N-acetyltransferase, whose protein sequence is MTLKNFLVIKHHDKIVATLNLISVEWSIGGIPLQVAEMGQVATLAEYRHRGLQRRLVEEFHKQAAEQGYDLCAIEGIPYFYRQFGYEYALPLLEETKLGVTLSRL, encoded by the coding sequence ATGACGCTCAAAAACTTCTTAGTCATCAAACATCATGACAAAATCGTCGCAACCCTCAACTTGATTTCAGTCGAATGGAGCATCGGCGGAATACCTCTTCAAGTGGCGGAGATGGGACAAGTTGCCACGCTCGCCGAATATCGTCATCGAGGACTTCAGAGAAGGCTTGTAGAGGAATTCCACAAGCAAGCGGCAGAGCAAGGATACGACCTCTGCGCCATCGAAGGAATCCCCTACTTTTACCGTCAATTCGGATACGAATACGCATTGCCACTTCTCGAAGAAACAAAATTAGGCGTTACACTATCAAGATTATAG
- a CDS encoding response regulator: MGETARILIVDDDENIRKVLVTILEEEGYTVESVDTAKKAIEATKKKFYNVALIDIRLPDMEGIELLTRMRETTPRIRKVIITGYPTLQNAVEAVNRGADAYIMKPFDMDKVLATIKEQLKKQEEEKRYSQEKVAEFIETRVRELDIEKEMMRK; the protein is encoded by the coding sequence ATGGGTGAAACCGCTCGAATCCTCATTGTCGACGATGACGAAAACATAAGAAAAGTGTTAGTGACAATACTTGAAGAAGAAGGATACACCGTTGAATCAGTGGACACAGCTAAAAAGGCAATAGAAGCCACTAAGAAAAAGTTCTACAATGTCGCGCTAATAGACATTAGGCTTCCAGACATGGAAGGCATAGAACTTCTAACGCGAATGCGAGAAACAACACCAAGAATCCGCAAGGTAATCATCACTGGCTATCCGACTTTACAGAATGCAGTTGAAGCCGTGAACAGAGGCGCAGACGCCTACATAATGAAGCCCTTCGACATGGACAAAGTCTTAGCGACAATAAAAGAACAGTTAAAGAAGCAAGAAGAAGAAAAGCGATACAGTCAAGAAAAAGTTGCAGAGTTCATCGAGACAAGAGTCAGAGAATTAGACATCGAAAAAGAAATGATGCGCAAGTAG